GGTCGGTCGAGTGGTACGATGTCCTGCGCACCCCGGGCGTGCTGACGGTGGTCAAGCACGACGGCCGTCCCGCCCTGCTCCAGGACGGATTCGTCCGCGACCTCCGCAATGCGTTGGAGCGAAAGGACACTGCTCCCGAGGCGGTAGCGGAACCCGTGGAGTACAAACCAGGAGAAGAAGTGATCGTGCAGGAAGGTCCACTCGCCGGCTTGCGCGGCGTCGTGCGCGAGTCTCGTAACCGTCGGCGCCTGGTGATCTGGGTCGCCGAGGTCGGGCGTGGGGTCGCGTTCACCATCGGGTCCGC
The Gemmatimonadaceae bacterium genome window above contains:
- a CDS encoding transcription termination/antitermination NusG family protein, with translation MLMIQFDNSSADKPPGSWLVIWTESRAEKKVAARIAALGLSTWLPTITERRRWSDRWRDVVCPLFPGYLFARAGSVEWYDVLRTPGVLTVVKHDGRPALLQDGFVRDLRNALERKDTAPEAVAEPVEYKPGEEVIVQEGPLAGLRGVVRESRNRRRLVIWVAEVGRGVAFTIGSALVRAAP